The Rhodovastum atsumiense genome segment GCGCGCCGCAAGCGCGCGAAGATCATGACCGGCGGAGGGTCGCCTTCCAGCCGGGCATGGGGCAGCGCGACCCCGCGGCCCAGGGCGGTCGGGCCGAGGCTCTCGCGTGCCTGCAAGGCATCAAGGATTTCCTGCTCCTGGCGGCCGAGCCGGCTGGCGGACTCGGCCGCCAGGAGTCGCAGCAGGTCCTGCTTGTCGGCGGCGGCAAGGTCGAGAATGACGTCGGTTGCGGAGAGGTGGTGCGTGATCCCCATGAATGTCTCGGATGAAGGAAGCGGCCAAGGTCGGCGGACAAGGGCTGCCGCGGCGCGCAACGTCAAGGACGTCCGGCCCGGCACGCAGCAAGGACCGCATGACCCGCATCTGGGATGGGCATGACCCATCAAGCGCATTCCAAAACCAAAAGGCAACCTGAAGAGATGTTGCGAACTGTGTCTTGATGAAACCGTGATTGCCCGGCTGGCGCGGGCAAGGCGGAGGGCAGGCGCGCCAGGCCGAAGATCGCAGCCGACCGGTCGTGCGTGTCGGAATGCACCGTGGAGGGGGGCAGCAGAGAGCGGTTCCCGGCCACGAAGTCGAGGATGGCGTGCCCCTCATGGGCGCCACAGACCGGGAAGCGCGAGAACAGCACGATGTCGGTGTCCGGGACCGAAGAGTTCGGCCTCGCCCTGCTCCACCTCGCATGCGGCATCATCACCTGCCGCCATGCCCTACCGGGACAGGCACTCGGCGCCGCCCGCCGCCAGCAGGAAGTCGTGGAGCTGGGCGACGTGCGGATCGGGCGCGGTGCCGTGGCGCCGCCGCAGCACGAACACCCAGGACCCCGGCATCTGCCGCGGCGCGAACAGCCGCACCAGCCGCCCGGCCGCCAACTCGTCGTCGACCATCGGCGAGCGGCCGAGCGCGATCCCGGCCCCGGCGATGGCCGCGCCGATCGCCTGGTTGAAATTGCTGAACCGCACGATGGTGGCGCGGGCATCCGGCAGGCCCAGCGCGGCGAGCCAGGTCCGCCACCCCTTCTCCGGGCTGGTGCCGTGCTCCTCCTCCAGCAGCCCGTGCCGCAGCAATTCCTCCGCCACCCCCCGCAGCCCCAGCGCCGGGCTGCACACCGGGAACACCGTCTCGGCGAACAACAGCCGCTCGCCCGCGTCGATCGCCCCCGGCCGCGCCCGGCCGATGGCGAGGTCGAGGCCCTCGCGCTGCAGGTCCGGCTCCTCCTCGATCGCCCGCATGTGCCAGGTGACGCTCGGGTGCTGCGCGGCGAACGTGGCCAGACGCGGCGCCAGCCACAGCGATCCGAGCGAGCCGTTGGCGGAAATCGTCAGCACCGGCCGTTCCCGGCCTGCCGCGGCCCGCACCGCATCGCAGCTCGCGGTGAGCTGGGCGAAAGCCGTCTCCACGCCTTGCAGCAACAGGATGCCAGCCGCGGTCGGCGCGGTGCGCGCGCTGCCGGCGCCATTGGTCGCCCGGTGGAGCAGCTTCAGGCCCAGTTCCGCCTCCAATCCGCGGATCTGGTGGCTGATGGCGCTGGTACTGACGTGCAGCGCCTCGGCGGCGCGGGCGAAGCTGCCGTGTCGCGCGACGGCAGCGAAGGCCCGCAGCGCCGCCAGCGGAGGGATGCGATGGGTCATCGCTGTCCAATCTAGCTCAACAGCGGATGAAAAACTCGCGTTTGCGTGGGCCTCGCGCAACGCCGCACCATTCCGCCCGATCACGCCCACCCCATGGAGCCGCCGATGTATTTCGACCTGACCCTATGGCGCATGACGGCAGGGTTGCGCGGGATGATGGCGGGCGGCGTGTTGCTCGGCCTGCTGGCGCTGGCCGCCGGGATTGCCCGCTTCGCCTTCCTGGGCCAGGGGCTGGCGCTGGTTTTCGCCGGGGCGGGGCTGGGGGCAGTCTTGCTGCCGCTCCTCGCCGCCATCGCCGCGGTGTTGCTGCGGGCCGGGCTCGATCATGCGCGCGCGGTCATTGCCCATCGCACCGCGGCCGAGGTCCAGGGACGCCTGCGCGGCACGCTGTTCGATCGCATTGCCGCTCTCGGGCCGGCCTGGTTCGCCGGGGAGCGTACCGGCGGGGTGATGCTGTCGATGGTCGACGGCGTCGAGCAATTGCAGACCTTCTTCGGCCAGTACCTGCCGCAGCTCGCGATCGCCGCCTGCGCCCCCGTCGTCATCTTCGCCTTCATCGCCTTCTGGGACGTGCCCGTCGCGGCCGTGTTGCTGGTGGCGGCGCTGCTGACCCTGGTGTTGCCGGCGCTGGCCCATCGCTGGGACCGCCGCGCCTCCATCGCCCGGCAGCGTGCCTTCAAGGCCTTCGGTGGCGAGTTCCTCGACGCGGTGCAGGGCCTGCCGACGCTGCAGGCCTTCGGCCAGAGCCGCGCCTGGGGGGAGCGGCTGGCCGAGCGTGCCCGCGCGCTGTATCGCAGCACGTTCTGGGTGCTGGCGCTCAGCGTGCTGACGCGGGGCATCACCGACCTCGGCATGGCGCTGGGCGCCGCCCTGGCGCTGATCCTCGGCGCGCACCGCGTTGCCACCGGGGAGATGAGCCTGGAGGCGCTGCTGGTGGTGCTGATGGCGGGCACCGAGATCTTCCGGCCGTTGCGCGACCTGCGCTCTGTTTTGCATCAGGGCATGATCGGCCAGTCGGCGGCCTCCGGCATCAACGCGCTGCTGGCGGCCGAGCCGGCCGTGCCGCCGGGCGGCGCCGCGCTGCCGGCGGATGCCCCGCCCGGCATCGTCTTCGACGCCGTGCGCTTTGCCTATCCGGGCGGACGGGGGCCGGCGCATGACGGGCTCAGCTTCCGCATCGCCGCTGGCGAGCGGATCGGCATCGTCGGGCCGAGCGGGGCGGGGAAATCCTCCATCCTGCGGCTGTTGCTGCGCCAGCACGATCCACAATCCGGCCGCATCAGCATCGGCGGGCACGACCTGCGCGGCCTCGATCCGGACAGCATCCGCGGCCGGGTGGCGATCGTCGCCCAGGACAGCGTGTTGTTCCACGGCACGGTGGAGGACAATTTGCGTCTCGGCCGGCCGGAGGCGAGCCAGGCGGAGATCGAGGCGGCCTGCCGCGCCGCCAATGCGCACGACTTCATCCAGGCCCTGCCCGGCGGCTATGGCGCGCTGATCGGCGAGCGCGGGGTGATGCTCTCGGGCGGGCAGCGCCAGCGCCTGGCCATCGCCCGCGCGCTGTTGCGCGACGCGCCGATCCTGGTGCTGGACGAGGCGCTTTCGGCGGTGGACGCCGAGAACGAGGCGGTCATCCAGCAAGCGCTGGGCCGGCTGATGCAGGGTCGCACCACGCTGATCCTGGCGCATCGCCTGTCCAGCGTGATCGGCGCCGACCGCATCCTGGTCATCGACCACGGGCGCGTGGTGCAGGAGGGGACCCATGCCGCGTTGTTGCGCGAGGACGGCATCTATCGCCGGCTGATGGGGGAGCAGGCGGCCGGCAACGGCGCGGCGGCGACCCTGCCTGTGGCGGCGCCGGAGGCCCGGAGCGCGGACGATGCCGGGGTGGCGCCGCGTGACCTGAACACGGAGGCCCTGTCGATCGGTTGGCGGGAGACGCTCGGCAGCCTCCTCCACGTCATCCGGCCCTGGCGCGGCAAGCTGGCGGTGACCGTGCTGCTCGGGATCGGCCGGGTCGCCGCTTTCATCGGCGTCGGCGCGCTCGGCGCCCTGCTCATTGCCGCGGTGCGGGCAGGGGCGCCGGTCGCTCCCTGGGCGATCGGCCTGCTGGTCGCGGCCCCCCTGGCGGCGCTGCTGCACTGGCTCGAATCCTGGCTGGCGCACGACATGGCCTACCGGCTGCTGGCGGAGATGCGGATCGATCTGTTCGCCCGGCTGGATGCGCTGGGGCCGGCCTACCTGCTGCGCCGGCGCTCCGGCGACCTGGTGGCGCTGGCGACCCAGGATGTCGAGACGGTAGAGTATTTCTACGCCCATACCGTGGCGCCGGCGGTGATTGCCCTGCTGGTTCCGGCGGTCGTGCTCGGCGTGCTGGCGGCGATTGCCTGGCCCCTGGCGCTGGCGCTGCTGCCCTTCCTGGGCTGGGCCGCGCTCTCGCCGCTGCGCGGGCGGGCCCGGATCGACCGGCAGGGGGCGGCGGCGCGGGCCGCTCTCGGGCAGCTCGGCGCCCAGGTGACGGAGACCATCCAGGGGCTGGCCGACCTGCAGGCCTTCCAGGCGGTCGGCCGCCGCCGGGCCGGCTTCCTGGCGGTGCTGGTGGAGTACCGCAGGCTCCGACTGGCGCTGCTCGATGACCTCTCGCGCGCCGCAGTCGGGCTCGAGGTGGCGACGGGGCTGGGCGGGCTCGCGGTGGCGACGGCGGGCGCTGCCATGGCTGCGGCCGGGCAGCTCGACCCGGCGTTGCTGCCGTTGCTGATCCTGCTCTCTGTCGCCGCCTTTCTGCCGGTCTCCGAAATCAGTCAGGTCGGGCGGCAACTGGCCGACACCATCGCCTCGACCCGACGGCTGCGGGTGGTGGAGCGCGAGGTGCCGGCGGTGAGCAGTGGCATGCTGGAGCCGGTGGCGCCGCCGGGCGGCTCGGCCATTGCCTTCGAGGCGGTGCGCTTCACCTATCCGGGCCGTACCCGTCCGGCGCTGGAGGGCGTCGACATCCGCGTGCCGCCCGGGGCGACGGTGGCGCTGGTCGGCCCCTCGGGCGCCGGTAAATCCACCATCGCCAACCTGCTGCTGCGCTTCTGGGATCCGGAGCGGGGAGCGGTCACGCTGGATGGCGTCGCGCTGCCGCGGCTCACGCTCGACGGGTTGCGCCGGCACGTTGCCTTGGTTGCTCAGGACACCTACCTGTTCAACGACACGCTGGAGGCGAATATCCGCCTGGCCCGGCCGGAGGCGAGCGCGGCCGATCTGGCGCGCGCGGTCGGGCAGGCGGCGCTGGGGGATTTCGTCGCCGCCCTGCCAGAGGGGCTGGCGACGCGCGTCGGGGAGCGTGGCGTGCAGCTCTCCGGCGGCCAGCGCCAGCGCATCGCCATCGCGCGCGCCTTCCTGAAGGATGCGCCGGTCCTGGTGCTGGACGAGGCGACCTCGCACCTCGATTCGATCAGCGAGGCGCAGATCCGCGCGGCCCTGGACACATTGATGCGGCACCGCACGACGCTGGTGATCGCGCACCGGCTCTCCACCATCCGCGACGCCGACCTGATCCTGGTCCTGCAAGGCGGGCGGGTGGTGGAATCCGGCGACCATGCCGCGTTGCTGGCGCGGGGCGGGACCTATGCGCGCCTGGTCCGCCAGCAGATGCCAGGGATGGGCGCCGCGGCGGAGTAGGTGCGGGATTCTTGCCCCCCGATGCGCAGGCCGTGTTGGGGCGCGACGGCGCGGGCTGGCATGCTTCCGGCGATCCTGTGGTCGCGGACCGGGTCAGCCTTGCGATGTTGCCTCCCTGCGCGCCCGCAGGGCATCGGCGTATCGGCCCAGCGGGTAGCAGATGAGAAAATACGTGGCCGCAAGCAGCAGGTAGGCATCCGGTGCGGCGGTGCGCCACTGGGGCTCCTGGACCGCGAGCTGCGTGGTTGCCGTCAGGTCAAGCAGCCCCACCACCAGCACCAGCGACGTATCCTTTACCGTCGAGACGAACACGTTCACCGCGGCCGGAAGGCCGATGCGCAGGGCCTGCGGCAGTTGCACCAGCATCAAGGTGGCTGGCGCGGAAAGCCCCAGGCTGCGGGCTGCCTCCACCTGTCCGGCCGGCAGGGCGCGCAGGGCGGAGCGCAGCACCACGGCCAGTTGCGCGGCCGTGACGCCGATCAGCGCCGCCAGGGCGCGCGCCAACTTGCTGCCGCTCCAGTCCGGCGCCAGCAACAGCGGCAGCAGCACGCTGGCCGCCAGGAGCAGCACGACCACCGGCACGCTGCGAAAAAGGGCGATGATCATTCCTGTTGTCACCCGCAGCGCCAGGTGTCGGGACTGGCCCCCGAGGGCAAGTGGCAGGGCGATGAACGCGCCCAGGATCAGCGCCAGCGCCGCCAGACCGAGCGTGAGCGGCAACCCGCCCCAGTCGGCACTGGGGACGGGAGCCAGCCCGCCGCCCCCGCCCATCAACCAGCCCCACAGCGCCAGCAGCACCAGGCAGCCCAGTGCAGCGCGCACCGGATGCCGCCCGGCCACCCGGCCGGTGCCCAGCAGGCCCAGGGCCAGCAGCGCGGTCGCCAGCGCCGGGCGCCATTGTTCCGCCAGTGGATAGCTGCCGAACAGGATCAGACGCCACTTCTCCTCAACCACCGCCCAGCAGGCACCGTTCGCCGCCGCGCAGGCGCGCGGCCCCCCGGTGAAGGCGGCCTGATCGATGCCCCAGTAGCCGATTGCCAGCGCCAGCGCACCGCCCAGCGCCACATTCCCCCAATGACCGGCCCGGCCGTGCCGCCCCGTCCACTTGTGGGGGGCAGCGGGTTGCAGCGCGGTCCGGCTGGAGGGGCGTTCCAGCGCGCGCAAGGCCAGCACCAGCACTCCGTTCAGTGCCAGATAGGTCAGCACCACCAGGATCAGCCCTTCCAGACCGCGCCCGGTCTGGTTGACCGCGATGTTCGTCACGCCGACCAGATCCTGATAGCCGATGAGCAGCCCGAGCGAGGCGTTCTTGACCAGTTGCAGCACCTGCCAGATGCCGGGCGCCAGGGCGAAACCCAATGCCTGCGGCAGGATCACCAGCCGCAGCGCCAGACGGTTCGGCAGGCCGAGCGCCGTCGCCGCCTCCGTCTGCCCGGCAGGGACGGCTGCCAGTCCCGCGCGCAGCACCTCCGCCAGGTAGGCCGCGTGGAAGACGCCGAGTCCAAAGGCCAGGGCGCAGAACTCCGGACTGAGCGACACCCCGCCCTCGATGTTGAAGCCTTGCAGGGCCGGAACGCTGAGGGTGCCGTTCACGAAGCTGGGCAACGCCAGACCGCGATTGCTCAGCAGCACACCCGGCAGCAGGTGCCACGCCGCGCGTGGCCCGGGCAGGTTAAGCAGCAGCCCGTACCAGAGGAAAAGTTGCAGCGGCAGCGGCGTGTTGCGCAGCGGCTCGATGATCCAGGTGGCCAGGGTGCGCGCCATCTGCCAGGGGGAATGGCGCGCGATGGCCAGGGGCACCGCCAGCGCCAGGGCCAGCAGCACCGCGCAGCCGGCCACCCGCACCGTGTTCAGCAGCCCCGCCAGGATGGCCCACCAGGCGGCGGCGTCGGGGGAGACCTCGAGAACGCCCTCCGCCACGGCAAAGCCGGCACGGCCGCCGAGAGCGGAAAAGTCCAGGCTCAATCCCCGCCGGGCCAGCGCGGATGTCAGCGCCAGCCACAGCAAAACCAGGATGAGCAGCGCGACGCCCGTGCCGAGCCAGGCGTCGCGACGACTTTCCGCCTCTGTCATGGCGTTATTGGATGGGGGGGCCGTAGAGCAATCCGCCGTCCCGCCACAGCGCGTTCTGGCCACGCGCCAGCGCCAGCGGTGTGTCGGGGCCGAGATTGCGCGCGAAGATCTCGCCGTAATTGCCCACCTGGGTGATGACGCGGGCGGCCCAGTCCTCTGGCAGGCCGAACGCCTTGCCGATGCCAGGCGTGACACCGAGCAGACGTTTGACGTCGGGGTTGGTGGAGGCGCGGTCGGCCTCGACGCTTTTGCTGGTGACGCCGAGTTCCTCGGCGTTGATCAGGACGTTGAGTGTCCAGCGGGCGATCTGGAAGAACGCCACGTCGTCGGCGCGCACCACCGGCGAGAGCGGCGACTTGTTGATGCGCTCGGGCAGGATGACAAAATCGGCCGGGCGTGGTGCGCGCGCGGCGCGGCTGGCCGCCAGGGTGGAAGCGTCGGAGAGATAGACGTCGCAGCGTCCGGCATAGAACGCGGCTTCCAACTCCGGCAGGCTTTCGATCACCACGGACCGGTAGGCAAGCTTGTTGGCGGAGAAATAGTCGGCGAGGTTCTGCTCGTTGACCGTTCCGGGCTGCACGCACACCGTCGCGCCGCCCAGTTCTTTGGCGCTGTGCACGCCCAGCCGCGCCGGGACCATGAAGGCCTGGCCGTCGTAGAAGATGGTGCCGACGAAGATCAGGCCAAGCGGCCCGTCGCGCCCCGAGGTCCAGGTGGTGTTGCGCGAGAGCACATCGATCTCGCCCGATTGCAGTACGGCGAAGCGCTGCGCCGAACTCAGAGGTTGGAAGCGCACCTTCTTTGCGTCCCCCAGCACGGCGGCGGCGAGGGCGCGGCAGTAGTCGGCGTCCAGCCCGCGCCAGACACCCTGGCTATCGGGCAGAGAGAGACCGGCGGAACCCTGGCTGACGCCGCAGACGAGTTCGCCCCGCTGGCGGATGCGGTCCAGCGTGGTGCCGGCAAAGGCCGGGTCGGCCATCGGCGCCAGGAGCAGCAGCGCCCCGAGTGCCGCCAGCACGACGTGCCGGCTCTTGCTGAAGAACATGGTCACCTCAGTTGTCGGGAAAGGAGCGAAGCTCAGCGGCCGGCTTGCCTGAACTCAGCCAGCGCCTGCAGGAGCGCATCGACGTCGCGTTCGTCGTTGTAGATGTGAAGGCCGATCCGCAGCCGGTCCTCGCGGGCGCTGACATGAATGTTGCGGGCGCGCAGCGCGGCGACGGCAGCGGCGGCATCGAAACCCGGGCCGGTGAGGCCGAGCAGGTGTGCGGCGCGATGCGGCGCGGCGTGCAGGTCCAGTGCGGAAGCGCCCTTTACCAAACGGTCGGTCAGCGCGCGCAGGCGGGCCTCGATGCGGGGCACGCCAATTTCCTGGAGGATGCCGATGCCCGCGACGGCCATCGGCACGGTGACGAAGTTGGCACGCTCCCCCATGTCGTAACGTCGCGCGCCGGGCATGAAACGCAGTTCCCGGCCGTACCGGTTGGTGATCTGATCGGCACCGAGGCGGCTGAAAGTGTGCTCTTCCAGCGGCTGGCCGCTCTGGCGGTGCGGCGCCGCGTAGAGCAGCGCCAGCCCGTACGGGCCAAGCAGCCATTTGTAGGTGGCAAAGGCCAGGAAATCCGGCTGCACGCGCCGTACGTCCAGGGGGCGGACGCCGACAGACTGTGTGCCGTCCACCACCAGCGCCGCGCCGTGCTGGCGCGCTGCCGCGCCGATGGTCTCCAGGTCCAGGGCGGTGCCATCGGTCCAGTGCACATGGGTCAGCGCCAGAATGGCGATGCGCGGACCCTGCCTGGCCTCCAGGCGCCGCAGGATGGCGCTGGTCCAGTTGCTGTCGTCGGGGCGGGGAAGTTCTTCGTGCACCGCGCCGGCCTGTTCGGCGGCGCGGATCCATGCGAACACCTGGGAGGGATGTTCCTGCTGCATCGTCAGCACCGCCTCGCCGGCGGCGAGCGGCAGGTTGGCGGCGGCGGTCGCAATGCCGTAGCTGGTGGCGGCGACGATGGCGATGTCGTCCGCGGCCGCGCCGATCAGCCCGGACGCGGCTCCGCGCAGGGCCTCGATGCCGTCGTAGAAGCTGGCGCGGGACAGGGTCCACGGCGCGGTTTTGCGCAGAATGCCAGCCTCGCCGGCCTCTCGCACACGATGCGGAATGGGCGTCATGAAGGCGGCATCCGCATAGATCAGGCCGTCGGGAATGTCGAAGAGGTCACGCCATGCGGTGCTCGGGGAGTCGGTCACGGATAATATGCTTTCACAACGTTATTTTATAACTTATACGTTAGCGTGCCGTTGCGTTGCGGGAGTGTCAATTGCAAAACTGCGAATTTCAGTCGTGCAATTCGATGCCTCCCCCCGGCCACGCGCGAGCAGCCGAGCCGATCCAGGCGCACGACGGCCAGCGTGTCGCCACGCTGCGCTGCCTCCGCCCAGGTCTCGTTGGAAACAAGTAGGGTAAGGATGGACGATCGGACACGTGGACCACGACCGCAATGCTCATGACGAAATTCGATCATGATCATGGGAAATATTTATTCTGATCCAGAAAACACGAAGGCTGTTGTAAAATACACAATTTACGCGATCATTAGCCGGGTCACGCGACAACCGATACCTCGTTCCACCGCGCCTCACAGGGGCAAAGTCGAGGCCCGTCCGATGGCATGCTCCCTGACCGGCCGACGCACGGGGGAGGAAGCTGCATTTTTGCACCATCCCGCCTGACAAGCTGCCAGACTGGACGTATCCTGGTGCGGACTTGCCATGGCCGAAACCCTTCCCGCCCTTTCCGGCGCCGCAGCCTTCGCGGCCGCCCGCGACTACGCCGCTGACGCCCACTCCGCGGCGACGCGCCGCGCCTATCGTGCCGACTGGGCCGACTTCACTGCCTTCTGCCGCGCCGCCAACCTGTCCCCTCTGCCGGCCGCGCCGCAGACCGTCGCTGCGTATTTCGCCGCCATGGCGGCCACGCATGCCCGCAGTACCATCCAGCGCCGCCTCGCCGCCATCGGCCAGGCGCACAAGCTGGCGGGCCAGGAGTGGATCCCCTCGCACCCGCTTATTCGCACCACGCTGCGTGGCATCGGCCGCCGTCACGGCAGTGCCGTGCGCCGCGCGGCCGCACTGACCACCGCCGAGATCCGCAAGCTCGTCGCCACCTGCCGGGACGATCTCACCGGCCTGCGCGACCGCGCCATGATCCTGCTTGGTTTCGCCGGGGCGCTGCGCCGGTCCGAACTGGTCGGCATTAACCGCGAGCACCTGGTCCTGCGCGAGAGCGGCATCCGCCTCACCATTCCCCGCAGCAAGGGCGACCAGGAGGGCGCGGGGGTGGAGATCGGCATTCCCAAGGGCAATCGCCGCGAGACCTGTCCCGTGCGGGCGTTGGAAGCCTGGCTGCTGGCCTCGGACTGCCAGTTCGGCCCGGTTTTCCGCAAGGTGGACCTCTGGGGCAACATCGAGCATCGCCGCCTGCATCCCGATGCGGTCCGTCAGATCCTGCTCCGGCGCGCGAAGCAGGCCGGCATCGAGGTGCCCGGGGGCGAGCGCCTCTCTCCGCACGGCCTGCGGGCCGGCTTCGTCACCGAGGCCTACCTGGCCGGGGCCCGCGACGAGCAGATCATGGCCCATACCCGTCACGCCGACCTCAAGACCATGCGCGGCTACGTCCGTCGCGCCAAACTGGTCAGCGACAGTCCGGCGAAGCTGCTGGGGCTCTGAGCCTTGGCAGGTGGCGAGAGCGCGTTCGGCCTGCCCGTCGGGCCGGGGCGGCGGCGGGCGGCCCGGGCCGTCGCTGCGCCGCCTGCCGCGGTTGGGGTGCTGGCCTTGCCGCAGCCGGACTGGGTCCAGACCACGCTCAGCGTGACCGGGCCCGCCGACCTGATCGCCACCTTCCGCGCCGCCGCTGCCGGCGCCGGCATCATCCCGTGGGTCCATGACTACGACCGTATGGAAGAAGACTGGTTCCACCTCTTCCTGACCGCGCCTGCCGGCGAGCGCCCGATCAGCCTCGCGGGCGCCCGCATTCTCGCCCGCCAGTTGCGGGAGGCGGTGTGGGCCCAGCACGAGGACGCGGTCAGCATGGTCGGCGTCAGCCGTGCCTGCCCGTTCGACCTGCACAGCCTTGTGCCGGTCCCTTTCGACATCCTGCGGCTCGGCGATGACGACCCGCGCGCCATCGCCTGGCTGTGGGAGAACTGGGGCACCACCTGGCCGCTGCGCCGGATCGAGGAGGTCATCGTGCCGCCGGCCGGATCATCGCCTGCGCCTGATGGGGACCGGCCTGGCTTCCGCTTGCGGTTCTGGAGCGCGGACTGGACCCCCTGGCAGGCGCTGGCGCGCGTGCAGGCGGAATGGCCGGCGCTTCGGTTCACGGTGTGCCCGGTGGTTTGAATCCGCCGGCGCGAACTCTTGTAGCACCTCAGGGGGCTCCCGAGTCGCAGCCTGGAGTGCAGGTTGGGTGCGAACTCTTGTAGCACCTCCTTGCGCTTTGGCTTCAGCCTACTTTCAATGCATTGCAAATGTTATCCACAGATGCTGTGGATAACTCTCCTGGAAAAATGCAGATTTTTGAAACACTTGCCCGAGTGATTCCAGAGTTCGCAGTCTTGTCGGCTGGAGCAGCCCGATATCCACAGGGCGAGTGCGTACTCTGGGTACGCCGGGTGCGTACTCTGGGTACGCCCTGCCTGGACCACTTATTACAGATCAATGGCTTACAGAGTTATCCCGCGTACTCTGGGTACGCATAACCAGTATAAGAATCTAGTAGCTCTTCC includes the following:
- a CDS encoding site-specific integrase codes for the protein MAETLPALSGAAAFAAARDYAADAHSAATRRAYRADWADFTAFCRAANLSPLPAAPQTVAAYFAAMAATHARSTIQRRLAAIGQAHKLAGQEWIPSHPLIRTTLRGIGRRHGSAVRRAAALTTAEIRKLVATCRDDLTGLRDRAMILLGFAGALRRSELVGINREHLVLRESGIRLTIPRSKGDQEGAGVEIGIPKGNRRETCPVRALEAWLLASDCQFGPVFRKVDLWGNIEHRRLHPDAVRQILLRRAKQAGIEVPGGERLSPHGLRAGFVTEAYLAGARDEQIMAHTRHADLKTMRGYVRRAKLVSDSPAKLLGL